A genomic window from Glaciihabitans sp. INWT7 includes:
- a CDS encoding HAD-IIA family hydrolase, with amino-acid sequence MTDRGEIECWLTDMDGVLVHENHPVPGASALLEQWRDQGKPYLVLTNNSIFTPRDLSARLKASGLDVPEDRIWTSALATADFLASQAPGGSAFVIGEAGITTALHEAGFIMTETSPDYVVIGETRNYSFEAITKAIRLIVAGSRFIVTNPDATGPSADGPLPATGAVAALITKATGKEPYVVGKPNPMMFRSAMNKIGAHSENTGMIGDRMDTDIVAGIEAGLHTILVLTGISDQNEIDKYPFRPDEILNSVADLLEPGPIESDEI; translated from the coding sequence ATGACCGATCGCGGCGAAATCGAGTGCTGGCTCACCGACATGGATGGTGTGCTCGTCCATGAGAATCATCCCGTGCCCGGTGCATCCGCTCTGCTCGAGCAGTGGCGCGACCAGGGCAAGCCATACCTCGTGCTCACCAACAACTCCATCTTCACCCCGCGGGACCTGAGCGCCAGGCTCAAGGCATCCGGCCTCGACGTTCCCGAAGACCGCATCTGGACCTCCGCCCTCGCCACCGCCGATTTCCTGGCGTCGCAGGCGCCCGGCGGGTCGGCCTTCGTCATCGGCGAGGCGGGAATCACCACGGCGCTGCACGAGGCCGGCTTCATCATGACCGAGACCTCACCCGACTACGTCGTGATCGGCGAGACCCGCAACTACTCTTTCGAGGCGATCACCAAGGCCATCCGTCTCATCGTGGCCGGGTCCCGCTTCATCGTGACGAATCCGGATGCCACGGGCCCGAGCGCCGACGGACCCTTGCCGGCCACCGGAGCCGTCGCCGCGCTCATCACGAAGGCCACCGGCAAGGAGCCCTACGTGGTCGGCAAGCCGAACCCGATGATGTTCCGCTCAGCGATGAACAAGATCGGTGCGCACTCCGAGAACACGGGCATGATCGGCGACCGCATGGACACCGATATCGTCGCCGGTATCGAGGCCGGGCTGCACACCATCCTCGTGCTCACCGGCATCAGCGATCAGAACGAGATCGACAAGTATCCGTTCCGGCCCGACGAGATCCTCAACAGCGTCGCGGATCTGCTCGAACCGGGACCCATCGAGTCCGACGAGATCTGA